The stretch of DNA AGATTTTATGTTCTCTCAATCTAGATTGGGAGAGACCGTCAGTCGGAGTAAGcgatatttaagcattgaacgtctttaagTTGGAATTCATAGCCACAATGAATGCCAACTACACATGGGCAAATTTCATAAAGCTAGctcttcatgttgaatttgtctCTATTCAGTTGGAATTCAACTGGCGGAGATTAAGGGTGGACAAACGAAAGAAAACCAGAAGAACAGACGAGAAGTCGAGATAGAAAACATTAGGAGGGAACTGCGATAGTTGACGAAGCTGTACAGACGAGCAGCAGAGGAGGAGAAGCAGCTGCTTAGCGAACTAAGGGACGGTTTGAAAGAGAAACTGAAGACATTGAGGAAGGTAAAAACAAACAGACGGAACCGGAAGGAGAGGAGCAGGAAGAGGGCGAGATTTGTAACTGGCTCATTCCAGTTCACTTCGAGGTTATTTGGAAGTAAGGGTTCTGGAAGACTGGACTGCCCGAGGGAAGAAGCAGAGGAGCATCTGAGGAAAACCCATAGCGATCCGAGGAGGGAGGAAGACTTGGGCGACAACAGGAAGCTTCTAGATCCAGATGATCCATAGAACCGTTTGACATAGAACCGTTTGACAAAGGTGAACCAAAGCTTCAGGAAGTACAGGACATCATCAAGAAGGCCAGAGCGGAGTCGGCACCAGGACCAAACGGTGTTCCTTACAAGGTGTACAAGACCTGCCCTAAGCTATTGAAGAGGCTGTGGAAACTACTGCGGGAAGTTTGGAGGAGAGGAAGACTGGCAGACAGCTGGAGTACTGCAGAGGGGTGCTTCATACCGAAGGAAGAGAACTCGGAGAACATCAGCCAATTCAGGACGATATCACTTCTGAATGTGGAAGGGAAGGCGATTCTCGCCGTACTCGCTGGACGGATGACGAGGTATATGCTGGACAACAGATACATGGACATTTCGGTGCAGAAAGGAGGCATTTCGGAGTGTCCAAATGTGTGGAGCACACCAACGTACTTACACAGATTATCAGGGAAGCACGGGAGATCAAAGGCGACTTGGCAGTACTTTGGCTGGACCTCGCGAACGCCTATGGATCTACACCACACCAGCTAGTGGAGCTGACGCTGGATAAGTACCACATACCTGAGAAGTTCAGAGTCATGCTGAAGGAGTACTTTGACAACTTCAGAATGCGCTTCAACATCGGCAGCTATACAACAGCGTAGTAGAGACTGGAAGTTGGGATTGTCACCGGGTGCACAATATCTGTGATACTCTTTGCAGCTGCTATGGGCTTGCTGATAAAATCCATGGAGAAGATGAGCAGAGGGCCATACAATGCGGCAGGCATCATACAACCACCCACAAGGGTATTTATGGACGATATGACGGTGACAACAAAGACATTCGTTGAAGGACGTTGGACTCTGGTGACCTGGAGGACATAGTCACATGGGCACGGATGAAATTCAAACCGACAAAGTCTCGGAGTCTCGTCCTGAAGGCAGGCAGAGTGAAGGAAGAAAGATTCAAGGTTGTTGGCAGCGACATACCGACGATATCAGAGAAGCCAGTGCAGAGCCTTGGAAAGTGGTTTGACGACAGCCTGAACGACAGAAACAGTGTGGTGGAGATGCGCAGGCAAGCTGACGAATGGATGAAGACTGTCGACGGAAGTGAGGTCCCAGTGAAGTTAAAAGCTTGTATTTACTAGAACGGCGTACTTTCCAGACTCCTGTGGCCATTGTTGATCTACGAAGTACCACTCTCTTCTGTAGAAGCGCTGAGAGAAGATGATCAGCGGACACCTTCGACGTTGGCTTGGCGTTCCCCAAAGCTTAAACACTATATCGGCTTGTACAGCTCGGGGACGACACTCCAGCTACCACTTAAGTCGGTGACGGAGGAGTTCAAGGTGACGAAGGTACGACAGCAGGTCATCATGTATGTTGAGAGACAGCGAAGACGCCAAGGTCAGGGATGCGAGGGTCGAGACATGCACAGGACGAAAGCGGAACGCAAAAAAATACTGTGAAATAGGCAGAAGCATCGTTAGGACGTTGCAGCGGGGCGACTAGGACTGGGTACGATATCTAGACCTACATGGCGCAGTGCAAGTCCAAGGGAGCGACGGGACATGACTCAAATTCATTTTCTGACCATCCGATTATGCATAtcttctagctctaaaccgtgtgacgtcataaatgacatcagacaaaaaaaaatagctATTTTGCCCGGCAAATCAGCAATCTGCTCgggcaaaataataatctgctcgGCAAAATAATAACTTGCTcgtacaaaaaaataataatctgctcgggcaaaataataatctgcccAGGCAAAATATTAATCTGTTCGGGCAAAAAGATAATAATCTGTCAGGGAAAattatgactgccaactgcgcttggtaaggttacatagtgggactgcagtgcaaatgtaaatattctaaTATAACTGATTAAAAGCGgaacgcaaaaaaaaaaatgtgaaagagGCAGAAGCTCGATTGCAGCATGCATGGAGACATCGTGGGGACGGTTGCAGCGGGGCGACTACTAGGGCTGGGTACGATGTCTAGACCTACATGGCGCAGTGCAAGTCCAAGGGAGCGACGGGACACGACTCAAATTCATAgcctatatgactgccaactgcgcttggtaaggttacatagttgGACTGCagtaaaattgtaaataatctAATATAACTGATTGATTAATTCATCgtcaaaatcaacattttaGTCTTTCTACTGAACACTTCCAAAGTTCTAGTTGACCATGATTTCAGataaacatataattttaatgtattacGATCCCGATAACCTTAGGACGAAATCGGAATTCGGTACGtagattaaaattaaaaaagaggCTGATTAATATGTAGAAAATAGTTGATTAATTTCAAGATAagtaacaaatatacatacattatatataaaaaaaacagataaataaataaatactgagACTTACATGTACTCTTTAGTGTACTACATATTATTAATGTTTGATACATGTTACGTTGTCTTTACTAAGTTGCTATCGATCCTTGTGTGTGGATGggaaaatgcaaaatgcaattaaataaatgtttaaaaaatgtatctatatcactgaaaatatataaagtaaagcagaataaataaataaataaacaaataaaacaataaataaataaattaattgattaattgataAAGTAAAGCAAATAAAAAAGAAGGATCGGTTAGACGAACTTATTCGAATTATCACGAACTAAAGTCGTGGATCAACTTACAGCGCATAATCACAAACTATCCGGATTTTTTTAATCGTTGGTTCCGGACTTTACACATTACAAAAATGGCGTCGGAGGGAAAGGTATGTATTATCCTCTTGCACAATGTCACGAACTGGCACGTAACAGAAAAGTTTTGATAGATATCACCGACCACATTGATTGCATTAAATAACCATGTAACTGTTGCAGTAATAATCGCCGTTATATAATTTTTCACGTGGCATGAACGAGTCGATGATGCATGGCACACCAATCGTTGCGTCATCGTTTTCCTCTGCAGCTGTAAGCTTAAACAGTGTAAACAACAGCTGATGATCAGACTGTAAACAATGATTAAATGTTTGTGCTGTTTGTGTCAACACCGACTGTCGAATTCTAGACATAAATATACGCGCGCCTTAATAGTTATGTGacctatacaaaatatataatataacgttatattttatttcaatttgagGATTCCAAAATGTGACTAACATCTCATTTTTGAACATCCACTAGAATTATCTTGATTGCTTACAATTACTTTAAATGGTTAACCTAGTTTACTTGTGCTTatataaaaaatgcatttatcaCTTACGTTTATGCACGTACAGATATAATATATTTCGtaattgatatcaaaatatttctataaagaaatattttgatatcaattaCCGTTATcacacttaataacgacaacaaacgacaacaaacgacaacaaacgacaacacgttaaataTAAGGAAAAGTTAGTTGACAACAcaagatatgttattcagtacattaaaatgaatatttctaccaagttttatgaagattggagcaaaaatgaaggaattagagcgatgttgaatattctgaaatcggGCCGCTGGTCAACGATAAATCAAGTGACAAGAGGTTTGCCGTGACGGTAATACCGACAACACGTTGTAAcatcgaaaatgttttaaaaacctaacgacaacaaaagatgtgttctttgtcatactataatgcatctatgtacaaaatttcattaagattggaataaaaatgaagactttatacctgttttaatgttacgagATCGGCGACTTGTCAGGTTTACTACCGACAAAAGATCGACGACTCACACACGCCTGTACACGCGTGTGTACGAGTGCATAGGGTCTCGATACTGTTTGTCTAAGCCATTATTGTGTAAACATCATTATAGTCGGTGTAGAACTCTAGGCCATACTCAATACACGAGTATGTTTCCAGACCCtaccacagggggccaactcaatgaaaatggatattgtcatacatttttttgtatttggtggatgggctgatgagtatatatgacagtcatgtgattttttttccaaaaataccagatttgaaaagttaaaaaatcgggatatttagtaaatatcccgattttttaataatttttcaaatgggtttaatcagagatattccgatacgtttgttttcgcgaaaatttgaatattaaaacgtatcggaatacctctgactaaacccattgaatgacattgcaggggaagtcactctaatcgctcttcactagaacgtttgctttcgatgtcacaagtcagaaagcgccggtaattttggattaaaatattgcgtttgactatatagacatcgtttatatgcttttgcatggtatgtgtgtaattatggattatcggaggactgatgcaTGACTATGACTCTagaaaaaaggtatactattgtgaaaaaattaactttaatcaaggtgggggtaaaaaatccatATGGCGAccgtcgtccctttctctgttttatagtaaaatatcccgatttttttaacttttcaaatctggtattttggaaaaaaaatcacatgactgtcatatatactcatcagcccatccaccaaatacaaaaaaatgtatgacaatatccattttcattgagttggccccctgtgttTCAGACCAATATGTACCCATACGTTCACCATACATATCGTCGATTTTGCTTGATACTGAATCAAATTCCTTGATAGTTGATAGTATCGAATTGATCAGTCCATCCTCGCAAAAGGACATTATCGGCGCTTTTTTCTTTGTCGTTCATTCATGCTCACGAAAATATACGCaaacatttttatacaaaaatgtacaataaaacaaaaacacatgATAATGTATTCCTTAAGATAACATATGGgaagtatatatacacaccatatgtttacataacaataaatacaatcGCGAACTGTAATCACactgataatatacacacgtgtGTGCTTCTTCTATGTAGTATGCAAGCCGTCGGTCTACTGAGAATTTCAATGACCATTACTCATTCAAATCTTCATCAATAGTCATTACAATTGACATGAATTACTTTCTTTAGATATaggttacatatattattatttgcgGTAACGTTACTGCGTAATTTCGTAAAATACTTTGTGTTGTTGGTCGGATCTAGATCTGTACATGTAAGCTTGgcttacacacatgtatacactcTGCGTCTCTTCATATTTGAAATCGTCATTACTCGGTATTTTTACTCCAatcataatgaaattttgtatagaGATGCATTATGGTATGACAAACAACATACCTTatgttgtcgttaggttttttaattttttttaatgctATGATGTGTTGTCGTAATACTGAACATACACACTCGCAATATAAACCTGACCAGTCGCCGATctcgtaacattaaaacaggtataaagtcttcatttttattccaatcttaatgaaattttgtacatagatgcattatagtatgacaaataacacatcttttgttgtcgttaggtttttaaaacattttcaatgttacaacgtgttgtcggtataccgtcacggcaaacctcttgtcactcgatctatcgttgaccagcggccgatttcagaatattcaaatcgctctaattccttcatttttgcaccaatcttcataaaacttggtagaaatttatattcattttaatgtactgaataacatatcttgtgttgtcactaacttttccttgtatctaacgtgttgtcgtttgttgtcgtttcttgtcgtttgttgtcgttattaagtgtgACCGCTTTATAGTAATCATAATTTCCATGGTTCAATAAATCTGTTATTGACAGAATCTATGAATATCAACTAGTTTTATGTCATGCTTTAACCAAAACAAAGATTATTAGATTCAAGTTGaccaaaaacaaattttatgtaGAGCTGtcattgatatatttaatgttagtatcaatatatcaaaaggaaaatatcacaatatattgatatatatcgAAACAATGGTGTTGTTGAGAAAATGATACAATCCGGAACAGTCGTTTTGTGTAATCCATATATCGGTTCTATAAACGAAAACAAGGCAGGATACTCGAGAACTATTGCTgagtatttcatatataatttgtGGTAATTGTGAAAAACTCATTGAGTTAAAATGATCAGGAACCTTgcttacaatatatatacagttggtATTTTTCGGTCATTGTACCAATTTCGGAAAATAGGAATCAATATCGTATCGGAAGATGAGAATTGTGAATACATCGATATCGTTTGTAACGATGACAGCACTAATTTTATGTTCTTCAATTTGTTAAGTACTGTAAAATAAGTTTGGTCTATTTTCAGGACTTAGAAGTGGATGAAGACGCCTCTATGGACACATCAGAACCACATATACCAGATTCAGACATGGAGTCTGTCGACCAACACCACACAGAATCTATGATGGACGATAACGACCCAAAATTTGAAGCTGACCTTGACATGCGAGTGCATTCTCCTGCAGATCCTGATGACGGTCCTGCATCCCCTTCATGTGACATCAACGAAGATTGTTTACTAGACAGCTCTGCAAGTAGTCGAGCCAGCTCAGATCGCGGAACTCCCAATAAGCATGGGATGAGGACTCCCAGTGGGGGTGGGCTAGGTGGAGGGGCGGGAATGGCTGATAATATGAGTACCTGTTCTACTGGCTCCTCATCCTCTCAAACCCCAGTCCAGGGACATGTACGGGGAAAATGTCCCAACAGACCTGGAATCATTTGGAGAAAAGGCGAGAAAGTGGAAGCAATGGATTTCatgaaaaaatggtaaaaaaaaattttcttaGGTGTTGACGCATTGATTAATTGAGGATGTAtctttagtttattttttttttttattttgatgaatatcTTCATATCCTTTTATCAGTTAAGCTCTTTACTAACTTTAAAAATACCACTCGAAAATTAAGACCCGAGAAAGTTGTCTTGTtcagcaggtggtctttatacaaaagttatatttgtacagaaatggtctttatacaaaagtGGACTTTATACAGGTTTGACTACAGGTATAAGATATATAGAGTCCCCATCAGACCCTGTATGGCATATACAGTAAATAATGTGTTTTAATGTAACAGGTATTCAGCCAAGATAGTAGATATCGATGAAGACGAAGGTACAGTACTGATCCACTTTGAAGGATGGAATCAGAGATACGACGAGTGGGTGGAGATGACCAGCGATAAACTCCGCCCAAAAATGAGACATTCTGGTCGGAAGGAGAAAAAGAAGCGACTCAGTGGGGTAATGATATTCAATTTTAGGAAAATAAGATGACCTGCATTATGGAAATTCACATTTATTGTGAATTTATATAGGtaatattaaaatcattattatgCGTGTAGTATCAGTTGACTCATAAATAAGAAATTATCAATTCATTTCAcatttacttaaaaaatataaatatcactgAATAGCTGTTCCAGTTACAGTGCATGTACATgtcttttatatacatgtatcatcaaaatgttttttttatttcataggaGTATAAGTTGGGAGAACTTGTATACGCACGATGGACAGATTGTAAAATGTACCCAGGGAAAGTGACCAATGTCCAAACAGATGGTAAGTCATCTTATACTCAGAATTACATCTGCACTAGTACTGTCCACCATAACCATTTAATAacatatattgtaaacaaagAAAATAGGTTTAACCACCTTTTGGCAGTATTACTGGTCATTTCATGAGTTTTGAGGTCTTATATCATAAGAACtttggatatatatacatgtagtagagtgtttcattgtaatatatatatacatgtatatattctagAGACTCTACTATTCACTGTTAAGAAAAACATATGCTTCAATTTAGTTTTATGAAATTCTTTGAAATATATTGTAGTTATTAACACAATTCAATACCAATGTAAATATGAGACAATTTTTAACTTCGAGTTAATTCTGAACTTATTTTAGTACTTACAACAAGATTTTAGGAAGAGctgatatttgataataaaataaacaaattatttatttataaaaccaCTTTTCTATAATAACAATATGCCACATATAGTTACGAcagatttttgaaaaaaaaaaaaaaaaaaaaattacaggaTCGTATGAGGTGATGTTTTATGATGGATTTAAGAAGACTGTCCAGCCGATGAACATTCGACCTCGGTCTGTGGACAGTAAACAGGTGATTATACAATTATCTGATATGTCTACAGAGAATGAagatttatatcttaaattcAATGATAACAAATAATAACTAGGACTGTAGTCAGCAGAAATTTGCATggtttttaagtttttaaaacAACCCAGTTTACAAACCTGTGGATTcagatgttttttttaactgtATTGGTACAgtccttattttttttatctaagatTAGGACTTGGATTCACATACCGGTActtttttcttgaaaacatatatatatatatatatatatgctgtttaTTGATTTCAGAAAGCAGAAATTGGCAATGTTTTACCAAAAGAACAACGCCGTAAATCAAATGATGAAGAAGGTATTGTATAAATTTCACAAGAAAGGAATCCTTTTGCTCTCTAAAAAAACTTTTCGTTTTGATGTTTCTGCGATAAACAATTGATTTGAATTGTGATTACctggtatccattgtgatgtcatgtatttGCGAGCATAGCATCATACTTTTCAGGGTAAACAATATGAATTTTCCTCACAAAATAATGCCTTACATTTAAATGGAATGATACCATCCCACTAGGAAGATAAgtctgtaacatgcaaagacgaaatgattaatgtaatatgaaataatgtgcCATTCATTGATAGTGTAAAGCCTATTAAAATGCATAACCTGATAAtctatatttttgatatataattgaagataatttcaaaacatgGATATTGAATAAAGATGTAAAGGGAAGAATGATCGTGTATATAATGCTGACTATTGACTTATTCATTAACCAGTCCTGGGTTCTGTTCCTGGTTGTGTTCCGCTGAGTGACGGAGCAGAGATAGGTGagtatacagtataattataccacccctgggtgtagggcGATATAACACCTAATCTATACAAAGATTTCTGTGGTACCTATAATTCCACACTGAACCTGTTGGTTGTACACTCAAGTCTGTCCTTTAGTTGAGGAGAAATAAAGGAATAGATGACTGTGGTAACCTCAGAATGAGTAATCCAGACATGGTGATATGTAGTTTTCACATGAATCAATACATTTGTTTAAAGTTTACGAACCACATTTAATAGTTTACAAGATTTGTTTGTATTACCAAGGTGTTGAAATGGTCATCTCTTCCTTATAAAATTTCCTTCTCTAATTCTCTATAACTAGACTATTATAATATCACCTCACTTCTCTCGAGTGTCTTCCTTACATTTGAATGTAATTGATAATCATTCAATCTCTGTAAAGTAAATCAAAACAGCTATGCTAATAGTTATTATCATCTGTATATAGGATATTTTGTAGGCAGCTAAGTGTTGATTTTCTGACTTATCTGTACCAATTTAAAGCTCTTAGTGATTATTTAGATATCATTGTGTGCTTTATAACTTCTTTCCTGTAAACACTTTGAGTCATATTGCAGTGACattatatgcaaaaatattggAGAAGTCATTGGATATCagataaatgtttgtttgttatgCCATGCCAGGggctctgtatatatacacaaaaccTTGCTCTAAATTGCATGAACGaagtatgtaaaaaaaaaaaaaaaaaaaattatatgttaaagaaatatttaaacaaaacaactATCAGTTACCTTTCTATAACTCGGTATATATACTATGTAAGTATTACTGTATTAGTCCAGGCTTATGTGTGGTTCTAATCTTACACATGCTTCAGAAACAAAACATGATTAAGGCATTCTTAAATGTGGAATACCTTTAAAGTCCCCTCTATTTTGAAGGCATGTGAATCCAATAAAGAAGTGTTATGTTTCCAAACATCAGGTATCATTTTGACTGGATGggtcattttgaagaatttatcaattattaagTTATTAACAAGGAAATATTATCAAGATGCTTCTTTGAACATCAAGCTCATTTTTATGATTTAGGGATCATTGGCCAAAGGGCCTCTCCAAAATGATCCCTGATACAGTCATTGGAAGTTTTTATGGAATAAGCGTGAGCAAACAAATCCAAGAGTAATGTTACCCATTACAAGTACACATTGTAGAGAAAATCAACATCTACGGAATCTTAATACCTTTTTACCATCACTGAGTCAGTATGGatttaaaagaattcaaataaGTGCTTCCACAAATATTTTTGGGAAGTGATCATCTTCTGTTCAGGTTTAGATTTTTTCTATCTTATGATACAGCTATATGTTAATTGGGAAAGACAGAGAGTGAAAGTTTGTGTGCTTGTCTGGTATGAATAACAGCAGGTTTAAGGTGGTGTTAACATGTTGCAGCGGATGATGTCTATATTTATCTCTCAGTCTCTAACATTCTGTTTGGCTCTCATACTAATCCTTTATATTTAGAGGACATTGTTGGGAGGAGAAGGTCATGCCATCTCAGGTCAAAGGTTAACCCAGGTAAAAAGTCGGCTAAGCTTTGCAATACTAGACAAAcatccagaaaaaaaataattagattATATATGATTTTACTAATGTTGAAATGTTGTTTGCAAATGATGGGTACGTATACAAGAAGTATAGATTTAAATTCAAACATCTTCTGAGTAAATCATATAAGTTTTAAGCATGACTAGGAAAAGTTGCACAAGTTTTTTATTTACTTGGATCCTTTGCATTCCCAGAAAGGCTTTATTGTCCAACCAAGCTTTGACACAATCTTAGTCTTACACTTACTTATATTAGACTGACATTCACTAGCCTTGTCTATGGAATTCAATTAGAAGTTTGCATgtaaaaattcataaaataaaagttcTTATTTTTCTTTCGAAGTCTAGATCTGATGTTGACCAATTGGACCAGATACCCATTTTTCAAATCATccttttctgaagtttgaattCTGACTAAAGCTTAATATTTTCCAAGCATTGCTTATATTTTAAGTTTGACCTTGcactatttttaattaatttctaaAACCTTTAAAGCAGATGACTGCTTATCTTAAGTTTGGATTTGTATTTGATCAGAAGTATTTTACAAGACTGTTTTAGATGTTACGTTTTGGCGCCGCACTGCAGCTTATATTGACTGTTTCCCTTGGCCGATGCTTGTTTTGTTTGTCTGCTGCTGTAGTGGCTAACACCATTGATATGCTATTAAATAATGTCCCATATGCAGGTTAAGTTTAATCACCTATCAAAAATAGTTTGTCGATAAAAGTCATTTGATatcagataaatgttttatcatgCATTTGTTATGCCACGGTTTTGAGGGTTCTACTGTCTCAGTGTGTAAGCTGCCATGACCCTATAGCagtctgtatatatacacaaaaccTTGCTCTAAATTGCATGAACGaagtatgtaaaaaaaaaaaaaaaaattatatgttaaagaaatatttaaacaaaacaactATCAGTTACCTTTCTATAACTCGGTATATATACTATGTAAGTATTACTGTATTAGTCCAGGCTTATGTGTGGTTCTAATCTTACACATGCTTCAGAAACAAAACATGATTAAGGCATTCTTAAATGTGGAATACCTTTAAAGTCCCCTCTATTTTGAAGGCATGTGAATCCAATAAAGAAGTGTTATGTTTCCAAACATCAGGTATCATTTTGACTGGATGggtcattttgaagaatttatcaattattaagTTATTAACAAGGAAATATTATCAAGATGCTTCTTTGAACATCAAGCTCATTTTTATGATTTAGGGATCATTGGCCAAAGGGCCTCTCCAAAATGATCCCTGATACAGTCATTGGAAGTTTTTATGGAATAAGCGTGAGCAAACAAATCCAAGAGTAATGTTACCCATTACAAGTACACATTGTAGAGAAAATCAACATCTACGGAATCTTAATACCTTTTTACCATCACTGAGTCAGTATGGatttaaaagaattcaaataaGTGCTTCCACAAATATTTTTGGGAAGTGATCATCTTCTGTTCAGGTTTAGATTTTTTCTATCTTATGATACAGCTATATGTTAATTGGGAAAGACAGAGAGTGAAAGTTTGTGTGCTTGTCTAGTATGAATAACAGCAGGTTTAAGGTGATGTTAACATGTTGCAGCGGATGATGTCTATATTTATCTCTCAGTCTCTAACATTCTGTTTGGCTCTCATACTAATCCTTTATATTTAGAGGACATTGTTGGGAGGAGAAGGTCATGCCATCTCAGGTCAAAGGTTAACCCAGGTAAAAAGTCGGCTAAGCTTTGCAATACTAGACAAACatccagaaaaaaataattagattATATATGATTTTACTAATGTTGAAATGTTGTTTGCAAATGATGGGTACGTATACAAGAAGTATAGATTTAAATTCAAACATCTTCTGAGTAAATCATATAAGTTTTAAGCATGACTAGGAAAAGTTGCACAAGTTTTTTATTTACTTGGATCCTTTGCATTCCCAGAAAGGCTTTATTGTCCAAGCAAGCTTTGACACAATCTTAGTCTTACACTTACTTATATTAGACTGACATTCACTAGCCTTGTCTATGGAATTCAATTAGAAGTTTGCATgtaaaaattcataaaataaaagttcTTATTTTCTTTCGAAGTCTAGATCTGATGTTGACCAATTGGACCAGATACCCATTTTTCAAATCATccttttctgaagtttgaattCTGACTAAAGCTTAATATGTTCCAAGCATTGCTTATATTTTAAGTTTGACCTTGcactatttttaattaatttctaaAACCTTTAAAGCAGATGACTGCTTATCTTAAGTTTGGATTTGTATTTGATCAGAAGTATTTTACCAATACTGTTTTAGATGTTACGTTTTGGCGCCGCACT from Argopecten irradians isolate NY chromosome 15, Ai_NY, whole genome shotgun sequence encodes:
- the LOC138308735 gene encoding uncharacterized protein, whose product is MSTHVRAAEEEKQLLSELRDGLKEKLKTLRKVKTNRRNRKERSRKRARFVTGSFQFTSRLFGTIEEAVETTAGSLEERKTGRQLEYCRGVLHTEGRELGEHQPIQDDITSECGREGDSRRTRWTDDEVYAGQQIHGHFGAERRHFGVSKCVEHTNVLTQIIREAREIKGDLAVLWLDLANAYGSTPHQLVELTLDKYHIPEKFRVMLKEYFDNFRMRFNIGSYTTATLDSGDLEDIVTWARMKFKPTKSRSLVLKAGRVKEERFKVVGSDIPTISEKPVQSLGKWFDDSLNDRNSVVEMRRQADEWMKTVDGKALREDDQRTPSTLAWRSPKLKHYIGLYSSGTTLQLPLKSVTEEFKVTKVRQQVIMYVERQRRRQGQGCEGRDMHRTKAERKKIL